The genomic interval TATTATGTTGGATTCGGAGGAAATAGTAACACAACCACAAGGTTCAGAAAATACCATGGAAATGGCCTGAAACCGTTATTACAGGAATATCTGGATTCCGCACATTTACTGAAATCCAATTATTTATACCATATTTCTATTAAAATTATCAACGGAAAAACTACTTTTTCAGTTGATGGAAAAATAGTTTTTGATTGGTCAGATTCCAACCCGCTCACGAGTGGCTATTTCGGTTTCCGTTCTACTGGCGCCAGGCACGCAATTGATAATTTTCGGGTTTATCAATTGCCATAGTTAACACAGGTATATTAATGAAAAAATGCATTGGAAGAATACTACCTGCCATAAATCGAATTAAGATATTGCTTTTGCAATGTGGAAAAATAAGCGAGTGACCCGATGGTGAGAGCAGATAAAAACACGAAGGTTGTAGGGTGGGGGAAATAGTAAAAAGTAGTGATTGCTACTAAAAAGCCTCTTGCCAGTTCCAGTAAAAATACCCATCTGCGCTGTTCCAGGATTGCCCCGCAATTGATAATGGTAACGACAATAAACAACGCCGCCATAATTTGCAGAAACTGGTCTGTGTGATGCTCAAAAAGCAACAATAAAAACAATACAACAACCATCACCGTGAATTGGCCAAGAACATAATTCCTGAATTTTTGGGAGCGGATCTTTACTTTATGTTTAGATAAAAATTTCTGCTCAACAACTGCTCTTATGTGCGGATCAAAGTCGGAGGGGCTGCCAAAAACAACTTTCAGTTTATTGAAAAATCCCTTCTTTTGTTTTGTAACGTACCAGAGTTCTACCAGGTAATGGAAGTGCTGCCAGAGAAAACTGTAACTGTCGAGCTGTTTGGTCAGGCCGTATTGCGCTTCTTCTTTTTCTTCTGCAAATGTCCCGAAAAGCTTGTCCCAGATAATGAACATATCACCGAAATTCTTGTCAAGATAGGCTTCATTGCTCGCATGATGAACACGGTGATGAGACGGTGTAACCAGAAAATATTCCAGAATACCCAGTTTTCCAATCAGTTGTGTGTGTGTAAAAAACGGGTACAATCCGTGTACAATCAGCATTATTGTGATCATCGAAGCCGGAAAACCAACCACCGGTAAAACCGACCAGAAAAGGGTTCTGACCAAAGCCTGAAAGATCGTTATTCGTGTTCCGGCAGTATAATTAAACTCTTCGCTTGTATGGTGCACCACATGAAAACCCCAGAATAAGTTGATTTTGTGGCCCATACGATGGTACCAATACCAGATAAGATCGGTGGAAAGGATAAGCGCAATCCACATCAGAATAGTTGGTTTTATGTCAAAAATGGCATAATGCTTATGCAAGTAATCGTAGAAAAAATAAAAGGCGCCGGCTGTAAACATGTCGATCATCCTTTCGGCAACGCCTACATTCATATTGGCAATGGAACTGCTAAAACTAAAAACAGGCTTGCCGAGCCGTTTGGATAGGAAATATTCCAGTCCAATAAAAAACAGAAAGAAGGGAACGGCAATAGCCATGTAATTTAAATTCGAAATCAAATGATGCATAGGGTATTATGTTGGCCACTTTTGAAAATGGGATCTTGGCCAAAAATACAAATATTTAGTTTAAATTATATTAACTCTATGGAATTAGTATATAAATGATAATGAACTGCGAAAGTCCGCGATGCAAATTAAAATTTCACATATATTTGATTTATGATATCCAAAAAAGCAAAATATGCACTTAAGGCCCTGAAAGTATTGGCAGAAAAGTATGCACAAGGGCCTGTTCTCATTTCTTACATCGCTGAAAAGGAAAAAATCCCTAAAAAGTTTCTCGAGGCAATCTTGCTTGATCTGCGTAATAACGGGGTTTTACAAAGTCAGAAAGGAAAGGGTGGCGGATATATGCTGAGAATACCTCCGGAGGAAGTCAGTTTTTCAAAGGTGCTGAGAATTATTGACGGGCCGATTGCTCCTGCACTTTGCGTTTCCATGTTTTTTTACGGCCGGTGTGATGATTGCAAAGACGAAGAGACATGCAGCCTGAGGAGTGTCCTGGCAAAATGGAGAGATGCAAATCTGGCAGTCCTGGATAAAACTACACTAGTAGATATTCTTAAAGCAGAGGAAACTTCGGATGCCAATATATTGACAGGATCCTGATACAAATTCCTGGGAAGTTAACTATTAATTATTACCTGAAAGCCTTTGGAACTGTGCCAGTCATTTTTTTGAAAAAGTTATTAAAGTATGTTGGGGAATCAAATCCCAGGCTGTAAGCCACATCCGTAATGTTCCAGTCGGTTTGCTTCAGCAGTGTTTTTGCCTCAATAATCACACGTTCCGAAATGTGGTTAGTCGTCGGCCTGCCCGTTACTTCTTTAACTACCCGGTTCAAATGGTTGATATGCACGGCCAGCCCCGTAGCATAGTCATGGGCAGTTCGCAGTACAAGCGGTGTATTTGGATTTTCGATGGGAAATTGTTTTTCCAGCAGATTCAGAAACAATCCTGTAATACGGTTGGCGGCGTTTTGAGGTTTAGAAAAACGCTCAATGGGCTGCATTTTTAATACTTCATGTACAATCAGACTCAGGTAATTTCGCATTAACTCGTCCTTATAAATATAGTCGCCTGCCTGTTCGGCCAGCATCTTTTGAAAAAACGGGCGAATGAATCCGGCTTGCAGGGTATTTAGCGAAAATACAGGCAAGCCGGCATTTCCAAACAAAGAATTTTTTAACATACTCCCTGACCGATCATTTGTTTTTAAAAAATCATCTGTGAAAACACACATATAACTTCTTTGATCCGCTGATTGGGTTTCGAGCGAATAGGGGATGAGGGAATTGGCAAAAACCAGAGCGTTATCACTTAACACAATACTCTGGTCAGCATAATGAATAACGTTGTGACCACTGATCAGGCTGACCATGTAATAATTACTTTCATTATTTTTGGCCGGACGGTTGGAAG from Dyadobacter sp. NIV53 carries:
- a CDS encoding sterol desaturase family protein; translated protein: MHHLISNLNYMAIAVPFFLFFIGLEYFLSKRLGKPVFSFSSSIANMNVGVAERMIDMFTAGAFYFFYDYLHKHYAIFDIKPTILMWIALILSTDLIWYWYHRMGHKINLFWGFHVVHHTSEEFNYTAGTRITIFQALVRTLFWSVLPVVGFPASMITIMLIVHGLYPFFTHTQLIGKLGILEYFLVTPSHHRVHHASNEAYLDKNFGDMFIIWDKLFGTFAEEKEEAQYGLTKQLDSYSFLWQHFHYLVELWYVTKQKKGFFNKLKVVFGSPSDFDPHIRAVVEQKFLSKHKVKIRSQKFRNYVLGQFTVMVVVLFLLLLFEHHTDQFLQIMAALFIVVTIINCGAILEQRRWVFLLELARGFLVAITTFYYFPHPTTFVFLSALTIGSLAYFSTLQKQYLNSIYGR
- a CDS encoding Rrf2 family transcriptional regulator; this translates as MISKKAKYALKALKVLAEKYAQGPVLISYIAEKEKIPKKFLEAILLDLRNNGVLQSQKGKGGGYMLRIPPEEVSFSKVLRIIDGPIAPALCVSMFFYGRCDDCKDEETCSLRSVLAKWRDANLAVLDKTTLVDILKAEETSDANILTGS
- a CDS encoding AraC family transcriptional regulator, with amino-acid sequence MKSQTVSEIAGIEIRDMKLKGFKVYEYNLASNRPAKNNESNYYMVSLISGHNVIHYADQSIVLSDNALVFANSLIPYSLETQSADQRSYMCVFTDDFLKTNDRSGSMLKNSLFGNAGLPVFSLNTLQAGFIRPFFQKMLAEQAGDYIYKDELMRNYLSLIVHEVLKMQPIERFSKPQNAANRITGLFLNLLEKQFPIENPNTPLVLRTAHDYATGLAVHINHLNRVVKEVTGRPTTNHISERVIIEAKTLLKQTDWNITDVAYSLGFDSPTYFNNFFKKMTGTVPKAFR